The following coding sequences are from one Mastomys coucha isolate ucsf_1 unplaced genomic scaffold, UCSF_Mcou_1 pScaffold9, whole genome shotgun sequence window:
- the Gja3 gene encoding gap junction alpha-3 protein: MGDWSFLGRLLENAQEHSTVIGKVWLTVLFIFRILVLGAAAEEVWGDEQSDFTCNTQQPGCENVCYDRAFPISHIRFWALQIIFVSTPTLIYLGHVLHIVRMEEKKKEREEEMLRRDNPQHGHGREPMRTGSPRDPPLRDDRGKVRIAGALLRTYVFNIIFKTLFEVGFIAGQYFLYGFQLQPLYRCDRWPCPNTVDCFISRPTEKTIFVIFMLAVACASLVLNMLEIYHLGWKKLKQGVTNHFNPDASEARHKPLDPLLVTTSSGPPSVSIGFPPYYTHPACPTVQAKAAGFPGAPPPAADFTVVTLNDAQGRGHLVKHCNGHHLTTEQNWTSRVAEQQTPASKPSSAASSSDGRKGLIDSSGSSLQESALVVTPEDGEQALATTVEMHSPPLVLLDPGRSSKSSSGRARPGDLAI; this comes from the coding sequence ATGGGCGACTGGAGCTTCCTGGGGCGGCTGTTGGAGAATGCACAGGAGCACTCTACAGTCATCGGCAAAGTGTGGCTGACCGTGCTGTTCATCTTCCGCATTCTGGTGTTGGGTGCGGCAGCCGAGGAGGTGTGGGGCGACGAGCAGTCGGACTTCACCTGCAACACGCAGCAGCCAGGATGTGAGAACGTCTGCTATGACCGCGCCTTCCCCATCTCGCACATTCGCTTCTGGGCGCTGCAAATCATCTTCGTGTCCACGCCCACCCTCATCTACCTGGGCCACGTGCTACACATCGTGCGcatggaggagaagaagaaagagcgGGAGGAGGAGATGCTGAGGAGAGACAACCCTCAGCACGGCCATGGTCGCGAGCCAATGCGTACAGGGAGCCCGCGGGACCCGCCACTGCGCGATGACCGTGGCAAGGTGCGCATCGCAGGCGCGCTGCTGCGGACCTATGTCTTCAACATCATCTTCAAGACGCTCTTCGAAGTGGGGTTCATCGCGGGCCAGTACTTTCTATATGGCTTCCAGCTGCAGCCGCTTTACCGCTGCGACCGTTGGCCTTGCCCCAACACCGTGGACTGCTTCATCTCCAGGCCCACGGAGAAAACCATCTTTGTCATCTTCATGCTGGCTGTGGCCTGTGCATCACTGGTGCTCAACATGCTGGAGATTTACCACCTGGGCTGGAAGAAGCTCAAGCAGGGAGTTACCAACCACTTCAACCCAGATGCCTCTGAAGCAAGGCACAAGCCCTTGGACCCCCTACTCGTGACCACCAGCTCTGGTCCACCCAGCGTCTCCATTGGGTTCCCACCTTATTACACACACCCTGCCTGTCCCACAGTACAGGCAAAGGCCGCAGGGTTTCCTGGGGccccaccaccagcagcagacTTCACAGTGGTGACCCTAAACGATGCGCAAGGCAGAGGCCACCTGGTCAAGCACTGCAATGGCCACCACCTGACGACAGAGCAGAACTGGACCAGCCGTGTGGCAGAGCAGCAGACTCCAGCCAGCAAGCCCTCTTCAGCAGCATCCAGCTCTGATGGCCGCAAGGGGCTCATtgacagcagtggcagcagcttACAGGAGAGTGCCTTGGTGGTGACGCCAGAGGACGGGGAACAGGCTTTGGCCACCACTGTGGAGATGCACTCCCCACCGTTGGTCCTCCTGGACCCAGGAAGGTCCAGCAAGTCCAGCAGCGGGCGTGCCAGACCGGGTGACTTGGCCATTTAG